One genomic window of Dermacentor andersoni chromosome 8, qqDerAnde1_hic_scaffold, whole genome shotgun sequence includes the following:
- the LOC126529355 gene encoding dermonecrotic toxin SPH-like encodes MDLARMKTPTYAAVLVILAIAFWQAAAIDRRPVYNIAHMVNSIAKLDEAMEDGANSVEADVSFADNGTATRLFHGVPCDCFRACDIQEEVPRFLQYVRKTTSGRGAKYSDRLALLFLDLKVGNVEEKEKYRAGVDIGRKLLRDLWYHVPTWQAVNVLLSVPSVSDKEVLRGAVHTVSRFSPIMLDKIGFDISNNDKLDTIRGLYTDLGIQGHRWQGDGISNCLSYLRPAARIQNVIDNRDSEEVGRYVEKAYQWTVDLPKQIRRSLRRGVDGIITNRPQRLAKIMEESEFNTTLRPANVADSPWTRFGGLSPFPRLPSTEMDFLGDDDFPRLR; translated from the exons GCTGCAGCCATTGACCGGAGGCCCGTGTACAACATCGCCCACATGGTCAACTCTATAGCCAAGCTAGACGAAGCCATGGAGGACGGCGCGAACTCCGTCGAAGCGGATGTCAGCTTTGCGGACAACGGCACGGCGACCAGGTTGTTCCACGGCGTGCCGTGCGACTGCTTCCGGGCGTGCGACATCCAGGAGGAGGTGCCCCGTTTCCTGCAGTACGTCCGCAAAACTACGAGTGGCC GTGGAGCGAAATACAGCGATCGACTAGCCCTTCTCTTCTTGGACCTCAAAGTAGGCAacgtcgaagaaaaagaaaaataccggGCAGGCGTTGACATCGGGCGAAAGCTTCTGCGTGACCTCTGGTACCATG TTCCTACGTGGCAAGCGGTGAACGTCCTGCTGTCCGTTCCCAGCGTCTCCGACAAAGAGGTTCTGCGAGGAGCAGTCCACACCGTTTCACGTTTCTCGCCGATCATGCTGGACAAGATAG GGTTCGATATCAGCAACAACGACAAGCTGGACACCATCCGAGGCCTGTACACAGACCTCGGCATTCAAGGTCACCGCTGGCAAGGGGACGGCATCTCGAACTGCCTGTCCTACCTGCGGCCAGCCGCGAGGATCCAGAACGTCATCGATAACCGCGATTCCGAAGAAGTTGGCCGCTACGTTGAGAAGGCCTACCAATGGACGGTGGACCTGCCGAAGCAGATTCGTCGCTCGCTCAG GAGGGGCGTGGATGGCATAATCACGAATAGGCCTCAGCGCTTAGCGAAGATCATGGAGGAAAGTGAATTCAACACCACCCTGCGACCTGCCAATGTCGCTGACAGTCCCTGGACTCGCTTCGGCGGTTTGTCCCCTTTTCCAAGGCTGCCCTCGACTGAGATGGACTTTCTAGGGGATGACGATTTTCCCCGGTTGCGTTGA